The Vitis vinifera chloroplast, complete genome genome includes the window TATATTGGATTTGAATCAGATTTCGGATCAATATATATTGATTGACTGCCTCCATTATGTTGTTGCTAGCAAATACCACTATTTTTGGTTTTGGATCTTCCAAATCATTTCCGCAGGAGATCCGGACCCATTTTTTTCTGATCCTTCGATAAAAAGATTCATTCTCTTCATAAAAACTAGGAGGTAGAACCAATAAAGATTTCTTGTTCGATTCATCCCTGGAGTTAAATACCTCATTCAAGAATTGTTTTTGATCCAATCCGTAGGAATCAATAGAAAAGGCAAATCCCTTATGATACACCAGATCCGGCTCGGTTATTGATAGAGTGAATCGATCTGCCATTTCTTGAAATCTCTCTTCTGATTCAAAATCGTGGTGTAACGTGTATCCCCCCCTGTTCCGGTCATGGAATAGATGAAATAAATCAAAAAATGGATTTTTGTTCAAGAATGAAATCTTATTGGAACTGTCCATATCCGGTTCATCCTTCGGAACCATATCACATCCCGGATCTGATGAAATAGGATGAATTGAGACGGTATTTTGTAAATACGTAATTATCTTGAATATATTAACCATTTCTTTATTTTCCGATCGCCTGGAAGGGACAAAAGAAACATCTTGTTGTTTCTTCAACAATTTCTGATCTCTAGTGGACCTCTCAATAGGATTCGAACCCAGATGAAGTTCTGACCATCTGTCAGAGAAAAAAGAACGAATGGATCTTGTAGGATTCCCAAGAAATTCTTCAATTTCTTCCGGAAGCAGATGAATAATCATCTGCTTTTCACGTTCCGTGAATAGCCGGGACATTGACATTGAGGAATATCCAGAAAGGCATTTCGGGAATCGGTCTGATTCTATCTCTGTTCGTTCCGTTTGAAGAAAGGAAGGATCCCAAAGAATCGATCTTTCTTTTAGTTGTTGAATCTCTCTTTGATTGATCAATGTGTGATATTTCGAATCCTCATTACTAATGGAATCGAAATGATCTCTGGATTGATCAGAAGATCCTTTCAATTGGCTAGAATCCGTTACTTGAACGAAACTAGATCTTGTGGAATCATATTGAATATTTGACGATACATTCCGTACCTTGCTAAAAAACCGATCCTTGTTTACCAACCACACATTGTCTAACCAAATCCAATTCTCTCTCGATACGTTCCTCAAAAAATCCGATTCGTGCGGATTTTTCCCCCAACTAACGAAGAGATCTTGGCGGAATTGCCACATATGAAATTGAGCACAATTTTGCAAAGAAATAGCCCACTTGTTTCTCGAGAAGAGATGGGAAACATGCTCAATATCATTTGATTGAATAGTTGACCCAGCTCCTTGTTGTTTGAAGAAACCCTCCACTTCAATTGGTATTTTTTCACGAAAAGCAGACATGAGATAACAAATCCAGTGTTTCACTAAGATTTCGAATAGCTGTCCCGAATTCAAGTTGATTATGTTTCGCCTCTTCCTCGGAGAAAGACGATCAAACAATTCCCAATCATGGTCCTTGTGGATCGGATCATCCATATAATATACAAAAAGAAACTCCAGATATTTGATATCTTTTTCTTTGAATGAGATCTCAATTCCAGCGACGGTTTCATTAGATATCTTACAACTAGAATCCCTCTTTTTTCCGATCCAGTTCCTCCACCACCGCGAACCCCAGTTAGATTCAGGCATGATACACTTTTTAGTTATTGGGAGAACCCAAGTACTCTCTTTCGGATCCAGGAAACAGCTCTCAGAGATCTTTTTTCCTTTTGGAAGATACAGGAGCGAAACAATCAACCTATTGATATTGGAAGACCCAAAAGATTCTTCCAATGTATCATTTCTGGGTCCAATGGAATTCATAGGTATAGGAAGAAGCCCTGTCAAATAGAGATTTTTTCTTTCGACCATATTTCGATTGTTAATACGATATATAAGGACCGCTACTACAAATAGTACTACACCCTTGATCGTGAAATATCGATTGCTTGTTGAACCCTGTGAATTGCGTGAAAGTAGGATACTCCAAATTCGGGGGTCAAAGAGTTTTATAAAACGTTCTTGGTGGAAAAAAATGTGAATGAAAGATCCCACTGAAGTGAATTGGGTCCATGAATCTAAGAAATAGTGAGAATTCTTGATCTCTCTCAATATCTCTCTCAATTCGAAAATCCAAGATTTGAATTGATGTCCTTTCATTGATTCCTCCTAAATTACATTGATTTATCCTAAAGATTTCATTTCAATTGGAATTTGGTTATTCACCATGTACGAGGATCCCCGCTAAGCATCCATGGCTGAATGGTTAAAGCGCCCAACTCATAATTGGCGAATTCGTAGGTTCAATTCCTACTGGATGCACGCCAATGGGACCCTCCAATAAGTCTATTGGAATTGGCTCTGTATCAATGGAATCTCATCATCCATACATAACGAATTGGTGTGGTATATTCATATCATAACATATGAACAGTAAGAACTAGCATTCTTATTGAGACTAGAACTCATAGGGAAGAAAATAGATTTATGGATGGAATCAAATATGCAGTATTTACAGACAAAAGTATTCGGTTATTGGGGAAAAATCAATATACTTCTAATGTCGAATCAGGATCAACTAGGACAGAAATAAAGCATTGGGTCGAACTCTTCTTTGGTGTCAAGGTAATAGCTATGAATAGTCATCGACTCCCGGGAAAGGGTAGAAGAATGGGACCTATTATGGGACATACAATGCATTACAGACGTATGATCATTACGCTTCAACCGGGTTATTCTATTCCACCTCTTAGAAAGAAAAGAACTTAAATCAAAATACTTAATAGCATGGCGATACATTTATACAAAACTTCTACCCCGAGCACACGCAATAGAGCCGTAGACAGTCAAGTGAAATCCAATCCACGAAATAATTTGATCTATGGACAGCATCGTTGTGGTAAAGGTCGTAATGCCAGAGGAATCATTACCGCAGGGCATAGAGGGGGAGGTCATAAGCGTCTATACCGTAAAATCGATTTTCGACGGAATGAAAAAGACATATATGGTAGAATCGTAACCATAGAATACGACCCTAATCGAAATGCATACATTTGTCTCATACACTATGGGGATGGTGAGAAGAGATATATTTTACATCCCAGAGGGGCTATAATTGGAGATACCATTGTTTCTGGTACAGAAGTTCCTATAAAAATGGGAAATGCCCTACCTTTGAGTGCGGTTTGAACTATTGATTTACGTAATTGGAAGTAACCAATTAGGTTTACGACGAAACCTAGAAATCGATCACTGATCCAATTTGAGTACCTCTACAGGATAGACCTCAACAGAAAACTGAAGAGTAACGGCAGCAAGTGATTGAGTTCAGTAGTTCCTCATATAAAATTATTGACTCTAGAGATATAGTAATATGGAGAAGACAAAATTGTTTCAAGCACCGACAGAACCAGAAGCGCCCCTTGTTTCAAAGAGAGGAGGACGGGTTATTCACATTTCATTTGATGGTCAGAGGCGAATTGAAAGCTAAGCAGTGGTAATTCTAAAGATTCCCCGGGGGAAAAATAGAGATGTCTCCTACGTTACCCATAATATGTGGAAGTATCGACGTAATTTCATAGAGTCATTCGGTCTGAATGCTACATGAAGAACATAAGCCAGATGACGGAACGGGAAGACCTAGGATGTAGAAGATCATAACATGAGTGATTGGCAGATTTGGATTCCTATATATCCACTCATGTGGTACTTCATTATACGATATATATAAGATCCATCTGTATAGATATCATCATCTACATCCAGAAAGCCGTATGCTTTGGAAGAAGCTTGTACGGTTTGGGAAGGGGTTTTGATTGATCAAAAAGAAGAATCTACTTCAACCGATATGCCCTTAGGCACGGCCATACATAACATAGAAATCACACTTGGAAAGGGTGGACAATTAGCTAGAGCAGCGGGTGCTGTAGCGAAACTGATTGCAAAAGAGGGGAAATCGGCCACATTAAAATTACCTTCTGGGGAGGTCCGTTTGATATCCAAAAACTGCTCAGCAACAGTCGGACAGGTGGGAAATGTTGGGGTGAACCAGAAAAGTTTGGGTAGAGCCGGATCTAAGTGTTGGCTAGGTAAGCGTCCTGTAGTAAGAGGAGTAGTTATGAACCCTGTAGACCATCCCCATGGGGGTGGTGAGGGGAGAGCCCCAATTGGTAGAAAAAAACCCACAACCCCTTGGGGTTATCCTGCACTTGGAAGAAGAAGTAGAAAAAGGAATAAATATAGCGATAATTTGATTCTTCGCCGCCGTAGTAAGTAGTAAATAGGAGAGAAAATAGAATTTGTTTCTTCGTCTTTACAAAAAAAAAAAAAATAGGAGTAATTAACTGTGACACGTTCACTAAAAAAAAATCCTTTTATAGCAAAGCATTTATG containing:
- the rpl23 gene encoding ribosomal protein L23, whose translation is MDGIKYAVFTDKSIRLLGKNQYTSNVESGSTRTEIKHWVELFFGVKVIAMNSHRLPGKGRRMGPIMGHTMHYRRMIITLQPGYSIPPLRKKRT